The following proteins come from a genomic window of Blastococcus sp. HT6-30:
- a CDS encoding RtcB family protein, with protein MERLSDKLLNWASILDEETLKQAERTASLDIVDPHVALMPDAHLGKGATVGSVLPTRGAIIPAAVGVDIGCGMIAVRTPWSVDQVRARGPLAPLRGDIERAVPLSAGRYNKKLTESARRRVAELEAKAEELGDRVLHSVTTTAPNWALQLGSLGSGNHFIEVTADERDRVWLFLHSGSRGVGNRIAQKHIAIAQERARRDGLHLPDRDLAWLDEGTPEFDRYIAELRWAQHFALLNREEMMDRVADCLARHMRADATPELERVNCHHNFTQHEKHYGADLWVSRKGAIQARKGQPGLIPGSMGTASYVVTGLGNPESLNSSPHGAGRVFSRTKARKTFTRAQLEESMRGIEWRHSDAFLDEIPGAYKDVDQVMADAADLVEVRHTLRQLVNVKGD; from the coding sequence GTGGAGAGACTGTCGGACAAGCTCCTGAACTGGGCGAGCATCCTCGACGAGGAGACGCTGAAGCAGGCCGAGCGCACCGCCTCCCTGGACATCGTCGACCCGCACGTGGCCCTCATGCCCGACGCACACCTGGGCAAGGGCGCCACCGTCGGCTCGGTGCTGCCGACGCGCGGGGCGATCATCCCGGCGGCGGTCGGCGTCGACATCGGCTGCGGCATGATCGCCGTCCGGACCCCGTGGTCGGTGGACCAGGTGCGGGCGCGGGGCCCGCTGGCGCCGCTGCGCGGCGACATCGAGCGGGCGGTGCCCCTCTCGGCCGGCCGGTACAACAAGAAGCTCACCGAGTCGGCGCGGCGCCGGGTCGCCGAGCTGGAGGCGAAGGCCGAGGAGCTGGGCGACCGGGTCCTGCACTCGGTGACGACGACGGCGCCGAACTGGGCGTTGCAACTGGGCAGCCTCGGCTCGGGCAACCACTTCATCGAGGTGACCGCGGACGAGCGCGACCGCGTATGGCTGTTCCTGCACTCCGGCAGCCGCGGGGTGGGCAACAGGATCGCTCAGAAGCACATCGCGATCGCCCAGGAGCGGGCCCGCCGCGACGGCCTGCACCTGCCCGACCGGGACCTGGCCTGGCTCGACGAGGGCACCCCGGAGTTCGACCGGTACATCGCCGAGCTGCGGTGGGCGCAGCACTTCGCGCTGCTCAACCGCGAGGAGATGATGGACCGGGTCGCCGACTGCCTGGCCCGGCACATGCGCGCCGACGCGACGCCGGAGCTCGAGCGGGTCAACTGCCACCACAACTTCACCCAGCACGAGAAGCACTACGGCGCCGATCTCTGGGTGTCCCGGAAGGGCGCCATCCAGGCGAGGAAGGGGCAGCCGGGGCTCATCCCGGGGTCGATGGGGACGGCGAGCTACGTGGTCACCGGGCTCGGCAACCCCGAGTCGCTGAACTCCTCACCGCACGGCGCGGGGCGGGTGTTCTCGCGGACCAAGGCCCGCAAGACCTTCACCCGGGCCCAGCTGGAGGAGTCGATGCGGGGCATCGAGTGGCGGCACAGCGACGCCTTCCTCGACGAGATCCCCGGGGCCTACAAGGACGTCGACCAGGTCATGGCCGACGCCGCGGACCTCGTGGAGGTCCGGCACACGCTGCGCCAGCTGGTCAACGTGAAGGGGGATTGA
- a CDS encoding aminotransferase class V-fold PLP-dependent enzyme, giving the protein MARIENDLVGAALALLGGGPEAVGTLTSGGTESCQLAVLAARERWRAAGGTGRPVLLLPVTAHAAFRKVAHLFDVEVRDVPVDPVTCRVDPAAVVRLLDERTVLVVVSAPSYPHGVLDPVGEIAGLAAVAGVPCHVDACIGGWVLPFLEDVPERFDLSVWGVTSLSVDLHKYGYAPKGVSVLLTATPELRHAHWFSTAGWPGYPVVNPTLAGTRPAGAMAAAWAVHRWLGTEGYRELALRARDATVRLADGIDTIDGLRVIGRPAATLVAVAEDRPEGVDVLNLADEMTARSWLIQPQPPFAQERGDLPATVHLTVTAATADRVDALLADLRDGARSATALPRPVPDPDLVAAAATIDPAALTVADVDSLLELAGLSGGSLPARMAAGARAGRRAAPTGRRTAARGRPRSRLPADAQRVTRCSRAHPATASATAVATRRSSGLGTM; this is encoded by the coding sequence GTGGCGCGGATCGAGAACGACCTCGTCGGGGCGGCCCTGGCGCTGCTCGGCGGCGGCCCGGAGGCGGTGGGCACGCTGACCAGCGGCGGAACCGAGAGCTGCCAGCTCGCCGTCCTGGCCGCCCGCGAGCGCTGGCGGGCGGCGGGCGGCACCGGCCGGCCGGTGCTGCTGCTGCCGGTGACGGCGCACGCCGCGTTCCGCAAGGTCGCCCACCTGTTCGACGTCGAGGTGCGCGACGTGCCGGTCGACCCGGTCACCTGCCGGGTGGACCCCGCGGCGGTGGTCCGGCTGCTGGACGAGCGGACGGTGCTGGTGGTGGTCAGCGCGCCGTCCTACCCGCACGGCGTGCTCGACCCCGTGGGGGAGATCGCCGGGCTGGCGGCCGTGGCCGGGGTGCCGTGCCACGTCGACGCCTGCATCGGGGGCTGGGTCCTGCCGTTCCTCGAGGACGTCCCGGAGCGCTTCGACCTCTCGGTGTGGGGCGTGACCTCGCTGTCGGTGGACCTGCACAAGTACGGCTACGCACCCAAGGGCGTCTCGGTGCTGCTCACCGCCACGCCGGAGCTGCGGCACGCGCACTGGTTCTCCACGGCGGGCTGGCCCGGCTACCCGGTGGTCAACCCGACCCTGGCCGGCACCCGGCCGGCCGGTGCCATGGCCGCCGCCTGGGCGGTGCACCGGTGGCTGGGCACCGAGGGCTACCGCGAGCTCGCCCTCAGGGCTCGGGACGCCACCGTGCGGCTCGCGGACGGGATCGACACGATCGACGGCTTGCGGGTCATCGGCCGCCCGGCGGCGACGCTCGTCGCGGTCGCGGAGGACCGACCGGAGGGCGTCGACGTGCTGAACCTGGCCGACGAGATGACCGCCCGCAGCTGGCTCATCCAGCCGCAGCCGCCCTTCGCCCAGGAGCGCGGGGACCTCCCCGCCACGGTGCACCTGACCGTCACGGCGGCGACCGCCGACCGGGTGGACGCGCTGCTGGCCGATCTGCGGGACGGCGCACGGTCGGCCACCGCGCTGCCCCGGCCCGTGCCGGACCCGGACCTGGTGGCCGCGGCCGCCACCATCGACCCGGCGGCGCTGACCGTCGCCGACGTCGATTCGCTGCTGGAGCTCGCCGGGCTCTCCGGCGGATCGCTCCCCGCGCGCATGGCCGCCGGTGCACGCGCTGGTCGCCGCGCTGCCCCGACCGGTCGCCGAACGGCTGCTCGCGGGCGTCCTCGGTCGCGTCTACCGGCCGACGCTCAGCGGGTGACGCGCTGCTCCCGCGCGCACCCCGCCACGGCGTCGGCGACGGCGGTCGCGACCCGGCGGTCCAGTGGGCTGGGCACGATGTAG
- a CDS encoding NADP-dependent malic enzyme, with protein MSGNPAPGDHVSSDRFAADPAFAVHEGGKLSVASTRSIGSIADLALTYTPGVARVSSAIAAEPELARRFTWAPRVVAVVSDGTAVLGLGDIGPTAALPVMEGKACLFSEFAGLSSVPIVLSTTDVEEIVETVAAIAPSFGGINLEDISAPRCFEIEARLRERLDIPVMHDDQHGTAIVVLAALRNAATVVGRELGDLRVVVSGAGAAGVACTKILLEAGVRDIAVADSQGVLHAGREALTGTKQWLVENTNESGFAGSMVSALRGADVYLGVSGGSVPEEAIASMAENCIVFSLANPTPEVDPEVAARYAAVVATGRSDLPNQINNVLAFPGVFRGAIDAGATSITEEMKLAAATAIADVVGEDLRADYIVPSPLDRRVATAVADAVAGCAREQRVTR; from the coding sequence ATGAGCGGGAATCCGGCGCCCGGGGACCACGTCAGCAGCGACCGCTTCGCGGCCGACCCGGCGTTCGCGGTGCACGAGGGCGGCAAGCTCTCCGTGGCCTCCACCCGCTCCATCGGCTCGATCGCCGACCTCGCGCTCACCTACACCCCCGGCGTCGCCCGGGTGTCCAGCGCGATCGCCGCCGAGCCCGAGCTCGCCCGCCGGTTCACCTGGGCGCCCCGGGTCGTCGCCGTCGTCTCCGACGGCACGGCCGTGCTGGGGCTCGGCGACATCGGCCCCACCGCCGCGCTCCCGGTGATGGAGGGCAAGGCCTGCCTGTTCAGCGAGTTCGCCGGCCTCTCCTCGGTGCCGATCGTGCTCTCCACGACCGACGTCGAGGAGATCGTCGAGACCGTCGCCGCGATCGCCCCCTCCTTCGGCGGCATCAACCTCGAGGACATCAGCGCCCCCCGCTGCTTCGAGATCGAGGCCCGGCTGCGCGAGCGCCTGGACATCCCGGTCATGCACGACGACCAGCACGGGACGGCGATCGTCGTGCTCGCGGCGCTCCGCAACGCGGCGACGGTGGTCGGGCGGGAGCTCGGCGACCTGCGGGTCGTGGTCTCCGGCGCCGGGGCGGCGGGGGTCGCCTGCACCAAGATCCTGCTCGAGGCGGGCGTGCGCGACATCGCCGTCGCCGACTCGCAGGGCGTCCTGCACGCCGGCCGGGAGGCGCTGACCGGCACGAAGCAGTGGCTGGTCGAGAACACCAACGAGTCCGGTTTCGCCGGCTCCATGGTCTCGGCGCTGCGGGGGGCGGACGTCTACCTCGGGGTGTCCGGCGGCTCGGTGCCCGAGGAGGCGATCGCGTCGATGGCCGAGAACTGCATCGTGTTCTCGCTGGCCAACCCCACCCCCGAGGTCGACCCGGAGGTGGCGGCGAGGTACGCCGCCGTGGTCGCCACGGGGCGCAGCGATCTGCCCAACCAGATCAACAACGTGCTCGCCTTCCCGGGCGTCTTCCGCGGCGCCATCGACGCCGGGGCGACCAGCATCACCGAGGAGATGAAGCTGGCGGCCGCCACGGCGATCGCCGACGTCGTCGGCGAGGACCTGCGGGCCGACTACATCGTGCCCAGCCCACTGGACCGCCGGGTCGCGACCGCCGTCGCCGACGCCGTGGCGGGGTGCGCGCGGGAGCAGCGCGTCACCCGCTGA
- the rfbC gene encoding dTDP-4-dehydrorhamnose 3,5-epimerase yields the protein MQIRELAVPDSYALDLVPHGDTRGRFTEWYRADVLSRAVGHSLPLAQANHSVSARGVLRGVHFALVPPGQAKYVYCPAGRVLDVVVDVRVDSPTFGVHDAVVLDSEQPSAVYLAEGLGHAFVALEDRSSVTYLVSSGYDPGREFGVSPLDPDLDLPWPSDLELELSAKDRAAPTLAEARAQGLLPTMAECAARYARLRQV from the coding sequence GTGCAGATCCGCGAGCTCGCCGTGCCCGACAGCTACGCGCTCGACCTGGTGCCGCACGGCGACACGCGCGGCCGGTTCACGGAGTGGTACCGGGCCGACGTGCTGTCCCGAGCCGTGGGTCACAGCCTCCCGCTCGCCCAGGCGAACCACAGCGTCTCCGCACGGGGCGTCCTCCGCGGTGTCCACTTCGCGCTCGTGCCCCCCGGCCAGGCGAAGTACGTCTACTGCCCGGCCGGCCGGGTGCTCGACGTCGTCGTCGACGTCCGGGTCGACTCGCCCACGTTCGGCGTGCACGACGCGGTGGTCCTGGACAGCGAGCAGCCGAGCGCAGTCTACCTCGCCGAAGGGCTCGGCCACGCCTTCGTCGCGCTGGAGGACCGCAGCTCGGTCACCTACCTGGTCTCCTCCGGCTACGACCCGGGGCGGGAGTTCGGCGTCTCGCCACTGGACCCGGATCTGGACCTGCCCTGGCCGTCCGACCTCGAGCTGGAGCTGTCGGCCAAGGACCGGGCCGCCCCCACCCTGGCCGAGGCGCGGGCGCAGGGCCTGCTGCCGACCATGGCCGAGTGCGCCGCGCGGTACGCCCGGCTACGCCAGGTGTGA
- a CDS encoding S26 family signal peptidase: MIDGDSAGERGDGPVDPLPGAWRPVRVSGPSMSPTVRSGDLLLARRVRSGGRWSRGVRPGDVVLARFPSRPDLLVVKRVRRAVPGGHWVEGDNPFVTDDSRSFGVAVVVGRITARLWPRPGRLPGAPPSHLA; the protein is encoded by the coding sequence GTGATCGACGGCGACAGTGCGGGAGAGCGCGGGGACGGCCCGGTGGACCCGCTGCCGGGTGCGTGGCGACCGGTCCGGGTGAGCGGGCCGTCCATGTCCCCGACCGTCCGCTCGGGTGACCTCCTGCTGGCCCGGCGGGTGCGGTCCGGGGGCCGGTGGTCGCGCGGGGTGCGCCCGGGGGACGTCGTCCTGGCGCGGTTCCCGTCGCGGCCGGACCTGCTGGTGGTCAAGCGGGTGCGCCGGGCGGTCCCCGGTGGGCACTGGGTGGAGGGGGACAACCCGTTCGTCACCGACGACAGCCGCTCGTTCGGCGTCGCCGTCGTGGTGGGCCGCATCACCGCCCGGCTGTGGCCCCGCCCGGGCCGGCTCCCCGGCGCCCCGCCCTCACACCTGGCGTAG
- the sodN gene encoding superoxide dismutase, Ni, with protein MRLTRMFSAVEATAHCDLPCGVYDPAQARIEAESVKAIQEKYQGNDDPVFRTRAVLIKEQRADLVKHHLWVLWTDYFKPPHFEKYPQLHELFNKATKQAGAAGGKGSMDPAEGQKLLDYIAEIDKIFWETKAAA; from the coding sequence ATGCGTCTCACCCGCATGTTCTCCGCCGTGGAGGCCACCGCGCACTGCGACCTCCCCTGCGGCGTCTACGACCCGGCCCAGGCCCGCATCGAGGCGGAGTCGGTCAAGGCCATCCAGGAGAAGTACCAGGGCAACGACGACCCGGTCTTCCGCACCCGCGCCGTCCTGATCAAGGAGCAGCGGGCGGACCTCGTCAAGCACCACCTGTGGGTGCTGTGGACCGACTACTTCAAGCCCCCGCACTTCGAGAAGTACCCGCAGCTGCACGAGCTGTTCAACAAGGCCACCAAGCAGGCCGGCGCCGCCGGCGGCAAGGGCAGCATGGACCCCGCCGAGGGCCAGAAGCTGCTCGACTACATCGCCGAGATCGACAAGATCTTCTGGGAGACCAAGGCAGCTGCCTGA
- a CDS encoding PP2C family protein-serine/threonine phosphatase → MRGSEDFVIDVGQLLERVEDAAPIEAVEAVADALGAMVEARSATLLIADFTGRAVVRLTSAALVEGARRHGGEQAETLSLAGTVYEQVLRTQEADVREAVDGAVVVVPVTDRGDAIGVIEFDLARYPSAKEMAEIRTAAHALAYVVIAARRHTDVFEWGQRSTEFALAAEIQRRLLPASYTCEAGQFTLAGWLEPASSVGGDTFDYTLDRDCLQLSITDAVGHQVAAALLATLLVGALRNGRRRGMDLAEQARYANDALAENADAGQFVTGQLVRVDLHAATATVVNAGHVLPLRLRDGRVEEVDLRVEPPFGVVPGKSFDVQPFPLEPGDRIVFLTDGMQERNAVDLDVARTLADTADLHPREVVHALGRAVLKETGGDLRDDATMICLDWYGGPPRPRTSEQGADPDITSPPA, encoded by the coding sequence ATGCGCGGCTCGGAGGACTTCGTGATCGACGTCGGGCAACTCCTGGAGAGGGTCGAGGACGCGGCACCCATCGAGGCGGTGGAGGCCGTCGCCGACGCCCTGGGGGCGATGGTCGAGGCCCGCAGCGCGACCTTGCTGATCGCCGACTTCACCGGCCGGGCCGTCGTCCGGCTGACCTCGGCCGCCCTGGTCGAGGGCGCGCGCAGGCACGGGGGCGAGCAGGCCGAGACGCTGTCGCTGGCCGGCACGGTCTACGAGCAGGTCCTGCGGACGCAGGAGGCCGACGTCCGGGAGGCCGTCGACGGGGCGGTGGTGGTCGTGCCGGTCACCGACCGGGGCGACGCGATCGGCGTCATCGAGTTCGACCTCGCCCGCTACCCCTCCGCGAAGGAGATGGCGGAGATCCGTACCGCGGCGCACGCGCTCGCCTACGTGGTCATCGCCGCCCGCCGGCACACCGACGTGTTCGAGTGGGGGCAGCGCTCGACGGAGTTCGCGCTGGCCGCGGAGATCCAGCGTCGGCTGCTTCCCGCGTCCTACACGTGCGAGGCCGGTCAGTTCACCCTTGCAGGGTGGCTGGAACCGGCCAGCTCGGTCGGCGGGGACACCTTCGACTACACGCTGGACCGCGACTGCCTCCAGTTGTCGATCACCGACGCCGTCGGCCACCAGGTCGCCGCGGCCCTGCTGGCCACCCTGCTGGTGGGGGCGCTGCGCAACGGTCGGCGACGCGGCATGGACCTCGCCGAGCAGGCCCGGTACGCCAACGACGCCCTCGCGGAGAACGCGGACGCCGGGCAGTTCGTCACGGGGCAGCTGGTGCGGGTGGACCTGCACGCCGCTACCGCGACGGTCGTCAACGCCGGGCACGTCCTGCCGCTGCGGCTGCGCGACGGCCGGGTCGAGGAGGTCGACCTGCGGGTCGAGCCGCCGTTCGGCGTGGTTCCCGGCAAGTCCTTCGACGTCCAGCCCTTCCCGCTCGAGCCCGGTGACCGGATCGTCTTCCTCACCGATGGCATGCAGGAGCGCAACGCGGTCGACCTGGATGTCGCGAGAACGCTGGCGGACACCGCCGACCTGCACCCGCGAGAGGTGGTCCACGCCCTCGGCAGGGCCGTCCTCAAAGAGACCGGCGGGGACCTGCGCGACGACGCCACGATGATCTGCCTCGACTGGTACGGCGGCCCGCCGCGACCGCGCACCAGCGAGCAGGGGGCCGACCCGGACATCACCTCGCCGCCGGCCTGA
- a CDS encoding phosphatidylserine decarboxylase, translating to MRIDPAGWPFITGPLAPAALLAAGGRTTGRRSLRLAAWPLVGLSAYMALFFRDPDRRCDTVPVDPDDVLSPADGVVMVAGEPQEGVAPDGDWQQVSVFLSVVDVHVNRSPYHGEVVESSYRKGSFLAAYRKESAHRNERSELWLRDGDRTVVFRQIVGVLARRIVTRTGPGQQLATGERMGLMKFGSRMDVFVPPECEITVTKGQRVRGGETAIARWSSTR from the coding sequence ATGCGCATCGACCCCGCCGGGTGGCCCTTCATCACCGGACCGCTGGCCCCAGCCGCCCTGCTCGCCGCGGGAGGCCGGACCACCGGCCGCCGGAGCCTCCGCCTGGCCGCCTGGCCACTGGTGGGGCTGTCGGCGTACATGGCGCTGTTCTTCCGCGACCCGGACCGGCGCTGCGACACCGTGCCGGTCGACCCGGACGACGTCCTGTCCCCGGCCGACGGCGTGGTGATGGTGGCCGGTGAGCCGCAGGAGGGAGTGGCCCCCGACGGCGACTGGCAGCAGGTGAGCGTCTTCCTGTCGGTGGTGGACGTGCACGTCAACCGCTCCCCGTACCACGGCGAGGTCGTGGAGAGCTCCTACCGCAAGGGCAGCTTCCTCGCGGCCTACCGGAAGGAGTCGGCGCACCGGAACGAGCGCAGCGAACTGTGGCTGCGCGACGGGGACCGCACGGTCGTCTTCCGCCAGATCGTCGGCGTGCTCGCCCGCCGGATCGTCACCCGCACCGGGCCCGGGCAGCAACTGGCCACCGGGGAGCGGATGGGCCTGATGAAGTTCGGCTCGCGCATGGACGTGTTCGTGCCGCCCGAGTGCGAGATCACCGTGACGAAGGGGCAGCGCGTGCGGGGCGGCGAGACCGCCATCGCCCGCTGGTCCTCGACCCGCTGA
- the pssA gene encoding CDP-diacylglycerol--serine O-phosphatidyltransferase → MPSSASGHRPPQTRRTATVEFVRGSVRGSRRRALATLPSLFTLANMFCGFLAILVSIRGQYTLAAVLVGLSVLFDIVDGAVARLVGAVTPFGLQFDSLADLVSFGLAPALLAFTLFSEGRDGWDPLGWVVCFLWVACAAIRLARFNTTIDPTADKRYFIGMPSPGAAGVVLASVFAFGDDMQGRDRLWVLLVVAVPAVLMVTDVRFRSFRSLVSPKSGRPYGLVATAVLLVIGLALFPVVTGCVLAYGYLLAPVLVPVLSPLGRLVPARLKELLS, encoded by the coding sequence GTGCCCAGCTCCGCCTCCGGCCACCGGCCCCCGCAGACCCGCCGCACGGCCACCGTCGAGTTCGTGCGCGGCTCGGTGCGGGGCAGCCGGCGGCGTGCGCTCGCGACCCTGCCCAGCCTCTTCACGCTCGCCAACATGTTCTGCGGGTTCCTCGCCATCCTGGTGTCGATCCGCGGTCAGTACACGCTCGCGGCCGTCCTGGTCGGGCTGTCGGTGCTGTTCGACATCGTCGACGGCGCCGTCGCCCGCCTGGTCGGCGCCGTCACGCCGTTCGGTCTGCAGTTCGACTCGCTGGCCGACCTGGTCTCCTTCGGGCTGGCCCCGGCGCTGCTCGCGTTCACCCTGTTCTCCGAGGGGCGCGACGGGTGGGACCCGCTCGGCTGGGTCGTCTGCTTCCTGTGGGTGGCGTGTGCCGCCATCCGCCTGGCCCGGTTCAACACGACCATCGACCCGACGGCGGACAAGCGGTACTTCATCGGCATGCCGAGTCCCGGTGCCGCCGGCGTCGTGCTGGCGTCGGTGTTCGCCTTTGGCGACGACATGCAGGGCCGTGACCGGCTCTGGGTGCTGCTCGTGGTGGCCGTCCCCGCGGTGCTGATGGTCACCGACGTCCGCTTCCGGTCGTTCCGGTCGCTGGTCAGCCCGAAGAGCGGCCGCCCCTACGGGCTGGTCGCCACGGCGGTGCTCCTGGTGATCGGCCTCGCGCTGTTCCCGGTTGTCACCGGATGCGTGCTCGCCTACGGCTACCTGCTCGCACCGGTGCTCGTGCCGGTGCTGTCACCACTGGGCCGGCTGGTGCCGGCCCGCCTGAAGGAGCTCCTCTCATGA
- a CDS encoding GNAT family N-acetyltransferase yields the protein MSVRPIRPDDVPAVVGLVRELADYEKALHEVRLTEEQLTACLFGDSPALFGHVAERDGRVVGTALWFLNFSTWRGTHGIHLEDLYVQPQHRGAGLGRELLRTLAQVCVDRGYSRLEWSVLDWNTPSIDFYRAAGAVPMDEWTVFRLTDDALASFACAARE from the coding sequence ATGAGCGTGCGCCCGATCCGCCCCGACGACGTCCCCGCCGTCGTCGGGCTGGTGCGCGAGCTCGCCGACTACGAGAAGGCGCTGCACGAGGTCCGCCTGACCGAGGAGCAGCTCACCGCCTGCCTGTTCGGCGACTCCCCCGCCCTGTTCGGCCACGTGGCCGAACGCGACGGCCGGGTCGTCGGCACGGCCCTGTGGTTCCTCAACTTCTCCACCTGGCGGGGCACCCACGGCATCCACCTCGAGGACCTCTACGTCCAGCCGCAGCACCGCGGCGCCGGGCTCGGCCGGGAACTGCTGCGCACGCTCGCACAGGTCTGCGTCGACCGGGGCTACTCGCGGCTCGAGTGGTCGGTGCTGGACTGGAACACCCCGTCGATCGACTTCTACCGGGCCGCCGGCGCCGTGCCCATGGACGAGTGGACGGTGTTCCGGCTCACCGACGACGCGCTCGCGTCGTTCGCCTGCGCCGCACGGGAGTGA
- a CDS encoding HAD-IIA family hydrolase, whose protein sequence is MTTERGPIECWLTDMDGVLVHEGHALPGAKEFLDRLVERRRRFLVLTNNSIFTPRDLAARLSRTGLLVPEEAIWTSALATADFLTTQLPGGSAYVIGEAGLTTALYEAGYTLTDSDPDYVVLGETRTYSFEAITRAIRLVGGGARFIATNPDVTGPSPQGPLPATGSVAAMITAATGAKPYFVGKPNPMMFRSAMNRIQAHSESTIMVGDRMDTDVVAGIEAGLETVLVLSGSTAADEVTRFPFRPSRVLDSIADVIDLI, encoded by the coding sequence GTGACCACCGAGCGCGGACCGATCGAGTGCTGGCTGACCGACATGGACGGGGTCCTGGTCCACGAGGGACACGCCCTGCCCGGGGCGAAGGAGTTCCTCGACCGCCTGGTCGAGCGGCGGCGTCGGTTCCTCGTCCTCACCAACAACTCGATCTTCACACCGCGTGACCTCGCGGCCCGGCTCAGCCGCACCGGGCTGCTGGTGCCCGAGGAGGCCATCTGGACCTCGGCGCTCGCGACCGCCGACTTCCTCACCACCCAGCTGCCCGGCGGGTCGGCCTACGTCATCGGCGAGGCCGGGCTGACCACGGCGCTCTACGAGGCCGGCTACACCCTCACCGACAGCGATCCGGACTACGTCGTCCTCGGGGAGACGCGCACGTACTCGTTCGAGGCGATCACGCGGGCGATCCGGCTCGTCGGTGGCGGCGCCCGCTTCATCGCCACGAACCCCGACGTCACCGGCCCCTCGCCCCAGGGCCCGCTGCCGGCCACCGGGTCGGTCGCCGCCATGATCACCGCGGCGACCGGCGCGAAGCCCTACTTCGTCGGCAAGCCGAACCCGATGATGTTCCGCAGCGCCATGAACCGCATCCAGGCGCACTCGGAGTCCACGATCATGGTCGGCGACCGCATGGACACCGACGTCGTCGCCGGGATCGAGGCCGGTCTGGAGACCGTGCTCGTGCTGTCCGGGTCCACCGCGGCCGACGAGGTGACGCGCTTCCCCTTCCGGCCCAGCCGGGTGCTCGACTCCATCGCCGACGTCATCGACCTGATCTGA
- a CDS encoding diacylglycerol kinase family protein, whose amino-acid sequence MRALVVVNPAATTTTAKTRNVLVGALASELKVDVAETGHRGHGRELGAQAVADGIDVVVALGGDGTVNEVVNGLLADGPGAGVPMLAVVPGGSTNVFSRALGRSLDPVEATAEILASLRAGRTRSVSLGTASATGTSTAAVTGVAPAAAEAVARADADADGPGWTDRRWFVFAAGFGFDAEVIARVEARRAQGRRSTGALYVREGTSAFLFGRERRRPAMTLQVPGEPPLEELFLCLVSNVSPWTYLGARPVNPTPRASFDTGLDVFALGRTGTTRMLRALRQTMRPEPDLRGRGLHRRHDLRELTVTAVRPQGWQVDGDHLGTATGVRFRNVPDALRVIA is encoded by the coding sequence ATGCGCGCGCTCGTGGTCGTCAACCCGGCGGCCACCACCACCACCGCGAAGACGCGGAACGTGCTCGTGGGTGCCCTCGCCAGCGAGCTGAAGGTCGACGTCGCCGAGACCGGACACCGCGGCCACGGCCGGGAGCTGGGTGCCCAGGCGGTCGCCGACGGGATCGACGTGGTCGTCGCCCTCGGCGGCGACGGCACCGTGAACGAGGTGGTCAACGGGCTGCTGGCCGACGGCCCCGGGGCGGGCGTGCCCATGCTGGCGGTCGTCCCGGGCGGCTCGACCAACGTGTTCTCCCGGGCCCTGGGCCGCTCCCTCGACCCGGTGGAGGCGACCGCGGAGATCCTGGCCTCGTTGCGGGCGGGCCGCACCCGGTCGGTCTCCCTGGGCACCGCCAGCGCCACGGGGACCAGCACCGCGGCGGTGACCGGCGTGGCGCCGGCCGCGGCGGAGGCGGTCGCCCGCGCCGACGCCGACGCCGACGGGCCGGGGTGGACCGATCGACGCTGGTTCGTCTTCGCCGCCGGGTTCGGCTTCGACGCGGAGGTGATCGCCCGGGTGGAGGCGCGCCGGGCGCAGGGCCGCCGTTCGACCGGCGCTCTCTACGTCCGCGAGGGCACCAGCGCCTTCCTCTTCGGCCGCGAACGCCGGCGTCCGGCCATGACCTTGCAAGTGCCCGGCGAACCGCCGCTCGAGGAGCTGTTCCTCTGCCTGGTCTCCAACGTCAGCCCCTGGACGTACCTGGGCGCCCGGCCGGTGAACCCCACGCCTCGAGCCTCCTTCGACACCGGGCTGGACGTCTTCGCCCTCGGCCGCACGGGCACCACCCGCATGCTCCGGGCCCTGCGGCAGACCATGCGGCCGGAACCAGACCTGCGCGGGCGTGGCCTGCACCGCCGGCACGACCTCCGGGAGCTCACCGTCACCGCCGTGCGACCGCAGGGCTGGCAGGTCGACGGCGACCACCTCGGCACCGCCACCGGCGTGCGGTTCCGGAACGTGCCCGACGCCCTGCGCGTCATCGCGTAA
- a CDS encoding WhiB family transcriptional regulator, translating to MDWRHRALCRDEDPELFFPIGTTGPALVQIEQAKAVCQRCPVVSSCLDWALRSGQDSGVWGGLSEDERRALKRRQARTRVHTA from the coding sequence ATGGACTGGCGCCACCGCGCGCTCTGCCGGGACGAGGATCCGGAGCTGTTCTTCCCCATCGGGACGACCGGTCCGGCCCTGGTCCAGATCGAGCAGGCGAAGGCCGTCTGCCAGCGCTGCCCGGTGGTCTCGTCGTGCCTGGACTGGGCTCTGCGCTCGGGTCAGGACTCCGGCGTCTGGGGTGGGCTCTCCGAGGACGAGCGGCGCGCGCTGAAGCGTCGCCAGGCTCGCACCCGGGTCCACACCGCCTGA